From Macaca mulatta isolate MMU2019108-1 chromosome 1, T2T-MMU8v2.0, whole genome shotgun sequence, the proteins below share one genomic window:
- the CPTP gene encoding ceramide-1-phosphate transfer protein gives MDDSETGFNLKVVLVSFKQCLDEKEEVLLDPYIASWKGLVRFLNSLGTIFSFISKDVVSKLQIMERLRGGPQSEHYRSLQTMVAHELSNQLVDLERRSHHPESGCRTVLRLHRALRWLQLFLEGLRTSPEDARTSVLCTDSYNASLAAYHPWIVRRTVTVAFYALPTRKVFLEAMNVGPPEQAVQMLGEALPFIERVYNVSQKLYAEHSLLDLP, from the exons ATGGATGACTCGGAAACAGGTTTCAATCTGAAAGTCGTCCTGGTCAGTTTCAAGCAGTGTCTGGATGAGAAGGAAGAGGTCTTGCTGGACCCCTACATCGCCAGCTGGAAGGGCCTGGTCAG GTTTCtgaacagcctgggcaccatcTTCTCGTTCATCTCCAAGGACGTGGTCTCCAAGCTGCAGATCATGGAGCGCCTCAGGGGCGGCCCGCAGAGCGAGCACTACCGCAGCCTGCAGACCATGGTGGCCCATGAGCTGAGCAACCAGCTGGTGGACCTAGAGCGCCGCTCCCACCACCCCGAATCCGGCTGCCGGACCGTGCTGCGCCTGCACCGCGCCCTGCGCTGGCTGCAGCTGTTCCTGGAGGGCCTGCGCACCAGCCCTGAGGATGCACGTACCTCTGTGCTCTGCACCGACTCCTACAACGCCTCGCTGGCCGCCTACCACCCCTGGATCGTACGCCGCACCGTCACCGTGGCCTTCTATGCGCTGCCCACACGCAAGGTCTTCCTGGAGGCCATGAACGTGGGGCCCCCAGAGCAGGCTGTGCAGATGCTGGGCGAGGCCCTCCCCTTCATCGAGCGTGTCTACAACGTCTCCCAGAAGCTCTATGCCGAGCACTCCCTTCTGGACCTGCCCTAG
- the LOC144337307 gene encoding uncharacterized protein LOC144337307 yields the protein MTTRRERGAQPARSRIRSPPHSPAGGSHSPKGVTLISGIVSAAFPEPRVPRAVMHCAGATTRVSTSGALAGNASLRAWPPDWAASNQSGRRARAGQGGAMSEGGARTAAVAEVSGSGSAAAPAQPNRQGTEVAEGPGAGGDVVLEGRSGRAAEDPAPAQDGAVAQVGPSSAPPRASTLSWAPRWSRDPNR from the coding sequence ATGACAACCCGGAGGGAGCGGGGCGCCCAGCCCGCCCGGAGCCGCATACGGAGCCCGCCCCACAGCCCTGCCGGCGGCTCCCACTCACCCAAGGGCGTGACTCTGATCTCAGGCATCGTCTCCGCCGCGTTCCCAGAGCCGCGAGTCCCGCGCGCGGTGATGCACTGCGCAGGCGCAACCACCAGGGTGTCAACTTCCGGTGCGTTAGCCGGAAACGCGAGTCTGCGCGCCTGGCCTCCTGATTGGGCAGCATCCAACCAATCAGGGCGGCGGGCGAGAGCGGGACAGGGCGGGGCGATGAGCGAGGGCGGGGCCCGGACGGCAGCTGTGGCCGAGGTGAGCGGCTCTGGCTCGGCGGCCGCACCTGCCCAACCCAACCGGCAGGGTACGGAGGTCGCCGAGGGACCGGGAGCGGGAGGGGACGTCGTCCTAGAAGGCCGGAGTGGGCGGGCGGCCGAGGACCCGGCTCCCGCGCAGGACGGAGCCGTGGCTCAGGTCGGCCCCTCCTCAGCACCACCCCGGGCCTCCACCCTTTCCTGGGCTCCTAGGTGGAGCAGGGACCCGAACCGGTGA